One region of Bacteroidales bacterium genomic DNA includes:
- a CDS encoding oligosaccharide flippase family protein has protein sequence MGQLKKLAGQTAIYGISSVVGRLLNYLLVPLYSYVFLPEESAVYVEMYAYVAFFIVILTYGMETAFFNFNQKEKNKKLVYNTTLISLFTTSAVFIAFSLIFAQPIANMLRYGENPEYIRYFTLIVGLDAFTSIPFAKLRAENRALRFAIIKLINIIINISLNLLLILWVPYAYNKYSWGPEYLSFISDGEPKIGYIFVSNLVASLVTFILLIPDFFIKKAQFSFKLLKKMLNYSFPLLILGLAGVANESIDRILLKYILPPDQAMYQLGIYGMCFKIAIVMSIFVQAFRYAAEPFFFSKQKDSDAKETYADIMKYFVIIMTFMFLAIILYMDIVKYFIGSNYHSGLKIVPMLLYSHIFLGVFYNLSIWYKLTGQTRFGAYISLTGTAISVGMNVLLIPKIGYMGSMWANFTCYAVMMTISYFLGQKYYPVKYDLKAIFTYMIISVIIYFIADFAYRYWFADSMVYRLTFGSVLLLVYGLLILYSEPNLRKLILKK, from the coding sequence GTGGGACAATTAAAAAAACTTGCAGGGCAAACAGCTATTTATGGCATCAGCAGCGTTGTTGGTCGCCTGCTTAATTATTTACTTGTTCCGCTATACAGCTATGTTTTTTTACCCGAAGAATCTGCTGTATATGTTGAAATGTACGCATACGTAGCTTTTTTCATTGTCATTCTTACTTACGGCATGGAAACAGCTTTTTTCAATTTCAACCAAAAAGAAAAAAACAAAAAACTTGTTTACAACACAACTTTAATTTCGCTATTTACTACAAGTGCTGTTTTTATTGCTTTTTCGTTAATTTTTGCTCAGCCAATAGCAAACATGCTGAGATATGGAGAAAATCCTGAATATATCCGTTATTTCACATTAATTGTTGGCTTAGATGCTTTTACAAGCATTCCATTCGCAAAATTAAGAGCAGAAAACAGAGCTTTACGCTTTGCAATAATAAAATTGATAAACATAATTATAAATATTTCTCTAAATCTATTGCTAATTTTATGGGTGCCTTATGCTTACAACAAATACTCATGGGGTCCCGAATACTTATCTTTTATCAGCGATGGAGAGCCAAAAATAGGATATATATTTGTTTCAAACTTAGTTGCATCGCTAGTTACATTCATATTGCTAATTCCGGATTTTTTCATAAAAAAAGCTCAATTCTCGTTTAAGCTACTTAAAAAAATGCTAAACTATTCTTTTCCATTGCTAATATTGGGTTTAGCTGGCGTAGCAAACGAAAGCATTGATAGAATTTTATTAAAATACATACTCCCTCCCGACCAAGCAATGTATCAGTTGGGAATTTACGGAATGTGCTTCAAAATAGCAATTGTAATGTCTATTTTTGTGCAAGCTTTTCGCTATGCAGCAGAACCATTTTTCTTTTCCAAGCAAAAAGACAGCGATGCCAAAGAAACGTATGCGGACATCATGAAGTATTTTGTGATAATAATGACATTCATGTTTTTAGCTATAATTCTATACATGGACATTGTCAAGTATTTTATTGGCAGCAATTATCACAGCGGGCTAAAAATTGTACCAATGCTTCTGTATAGCCATATTTTCCTTGGTGTTTTTTATAATTTAAGTATTTGGTACAAATTAACCGGGCAAACTCGATTTGGAGCATACATAAGCCTTACAGGGACAGCTATTTCTGTAGGAATGAATGTTCTTCTTATTCCAAAAATAGGATATATGGGTAGCATGTGGGCAAACTTCACTTGCTATGCTGTGATGATGACAATTTCATATTTCCTCGGACAAAAATATTATCCTGTTAAATACGACTTGAAAGCTATTTTTACTTACATGATTATAAGCGTTATAATATATTTTATAGCTGATTTCGCCTACAGATATTGGTTTGCAGACAGCATGGTGTATCGGCTAACTTTTGGCTCTGTTTTATTACTTGTTTACGGACTTTTAATCCTTTATTCAGAGCCAAATTTAAGAAAGTTGATTTTAAAAAAATGA
- a CDS encoding histidine--tRNA ligase: MAKIDISVPKGTRDFDPLQMGRRNYIFSTLRSIFEKHGFQPIETPSMEQTSTLLGKYGEEGDRLIFRILNSGDFMSNIPAETEKKSSDIVNFISEKGLRYDLTVPFARFVVMNRNNITFPFRRYQIQPVWRADRPQKGRYREFYQCDVDVIGTKSQMEEAGLIEILDTAFDKFGINIIIKLNNRKLLQGIAIAVGAEDRFIEFTTALDKLDKTGWDGVIKELETIGFQKSVSEKLSEIMSLSGDNNSVISNLKKHIDSEIGKQGIQEMEELFDYISVLNLKSEVKFDISLARGLNYYTGAIFEVVAKDVEMGSISGGGRYDNLTGVFGLPDTSGVGVSFGADRIYDVMLTLNLFPANLNRSADLLLINFDKTSEKDLIPIAKQLRKNGIACVIYPEAAKLKKQFSYADAYNFPYVLIRGDEEKKEGLVNIKNMINGKQVQIKIEELLNCTLQKIEELTK; this comes from the coding sequence ATGGCAAAAATAGACATATCTGTTCCAAAAGGCACGCGAGATTTTGACCCTTTGCAGATGGGGCGAAGAAACTATATTTTCTCTACATTACGTTCAATATTTGAAAAACATGGATTTCAGCCAATAGAAACGCCCTCGATGGAGCAAACATCTACTCTTTTGGGCAAATATGGCGAAGAAGGAGATCGCTTGATTTTTCGCATACTAAATTCTGGCGATTTCATGAGCAATATTCCTGCAGAAACAGAAAAAAAGAGCAGCGACATTGTGAACTTTATTTCTGAAAAAGGATTAAGATACGACCTAACTGTGCCTTTCGCCAGATTTGTAGTGATGAACAGAAACAACATCACTTTTCCTTTTCGTAGATACCAAATACAACCCGTTTGGCGAGCCGACCGTCCTCAAAAAGGCAGATACAGAGAGTTTTATCAATGTGATGTAGATGTAATTGGCACAAAAAGCCAAATGGAAGAAGCTGGATTGATAGAAATTTTAGACACAGCCTTTGATAAATTTGGTATAAACATCATAATAAAACTAAATAACAGAAAATTATTACAAGGAATAGCCATAGCTGTTGGTGCCGAAGACCGCTTCATTGAATTTACAACTGCCTTAGACAAACTCGACAAAACAGGCTGGGACGGCGTTATAAAAGAATTGGAAACTATTGGCTTTCAAAAGTCTGTGTCTGAAAAACTATCTGAAATAATGAGTTTATCTGGTGATAACAACAGCGTTATTTCTAATTTAAAAAAACATATTGATTCTGAAATTGGGAAGCAAGGCATTCAAGAAATGGAAGAGCTTTTTGATTATATAAGTGTTCTCAACTTGAAATCAGAAGTTAAATTCGATATTAGTTTAGCTCGTGGATTAAATTATTACACGGGAGCTATTTTTGAAGTTGTCGCAAAAGACGTTGAAATGGGTAGTATAAGTGGCGGAGGCAGATACGACAACCTTACCGGCGTTTTTGGATTGCCTGACACTTCTGGAGTTGGCGTTTCTTTTGGGGCTGACAGAATTTACGATGTAATGCTAACATTAAATTTATTTCCAGCCAACCTCAATCGCTCTGCAGATTTACTTCTAATAAACTTTGACAAAACCTCAGAAAAAGATTTAATTCCAATTGCCAAACAACTTCGCAAAAACGGCATTGCATGCGTTATTTACCCCGAAGCGGCTAAATTAAAAAAACAATTTTCTTACGCAGACGCTTACAATTTCCCATACGTGCTTATTCGCGGAGATGAAGAAAAAAAAGAAGGCTTGGTAAATATTAAAAATATGATAAATGGAAAGCAAGTGCAAATAAAAATTGAAGAATTATTAAACTGCACATTGCAAAAAATTGAGGAGCTAACTAAATAA
- the purD gene encoding phosphoribosylamine--glycine ligase, producing MRILITGSGGREHALAWRLSQDEGKENIFIAPGNAGTASCGTNINCSYNDFENLSQIIEDLKIEMLVVGPEEPLVNGFSDYLKNKKQFKDLIIIGPNAKGATLEGSKDFAKNFMIRHNIPTAKFKTFNHTQKEEAISFIKSQNGPYVLKANGLAAGKGVIITSSTNEAISHISSVFENNIFGDAGKTIVIEQYLDGIEMSAFVLTDGKDYVLLPNAKDYKRIGDGDTGPNTGGMGTVSPVPFATKEFMQKVENEIIKPTISGLKKESIDYCGFIFFGLMNVAGNPYLIEYNVRMGDPETQVIMPRIGGSLSKILEATFKNSLQNIKVEILPETTLAVVIASEGYPAAYSKGKKINIQSANSIIFHAGTALADNNIVTSGGRVLAAIGTGKSINEARNNAYNIVDKIDFDGKTYRKDIGLDLLKYETI from the coding sequence ATGAGAATACTAATTACTGGATCGGGAGGAAGGGAGCACGCTCTTGCATGGCGACTTTCGCAAGATGAAGGGAAAGAAAATATTTTTATTGCACCCGGAAACGCTGGCACTGCAAGTTGCGGAACAAATATAAATTGCTCATACAACGACTTTGAGAATTTGAGCCAAATTATTGAAGATTTAAAAATAGAAATGCTCGTTGTTGGACCAGAAGAACCACTTGTAAATGGCTTTTCAGATTATTTAAAAAATAAAAAACAATTTAAAGACCTTATCATAATTGGACCCAACGCAAAAGGAGCCACTCTTGAAGGAAGCAAGGATTTTGCAAAAAACTTCATGATTAGGCACAATATTCCTACGGCAAAATTTAAAACATTTAATCATACACAAAAAGAAGAAGCTATCTCTTTTATCAAAAGTCAAAACGGACCTTATGTTTTAAAAGCTAACGGACTTGCTGCGGGCAAAGGTGTAATTATTACAAGCTCTACAAACGAAGCTATAAGCCATATTTCGTCCGTTTTTGAAAACAATATTTTTGGAGATGCAGGAAAAACCATTGTGATAGAGCAATATCTTGATGGAATTGAAATGTCGGCTTTTGTGCTTACTGACGGAAAAGACTATGTTTTATTGCCAAACGCAAAAGATTATAAACGTATTGGCGATGGAGACACAGGACCAAACACCGGCGGCATGGGGACAGTTTCCCCTGTTCCTTTTGCTACAAAAGAATTTATGCAAAAAGTTGAGAATGAAATCATCAAACCAACTATTTCCGGATTGAAAAAAGAAAGCATAGATTATTGTGGATTTATCTTTTTTGGATTAATGAATGTTGCTGGAAATCCATATTTGATTGAATATAATGTAAGAATGGGCGACCCCGAAACACAAGTAATAATGCCACGCATAGGCGGCTCTCTTAGCAAAATATTAGAAGCAACTTTTAAAAATTCCCTGCAAAACATAAAAGTTGAAATATTACCAGAAACCACATTAGCTGTTGTTATTGCATCAGAAGGCTATCCCGCCGCCTATTCAAAAGGAAAAAAGATAAATATTCAATCCGCAAATTCAATTATTTTCCATGCAGGAACTGCACTAGCTGACAACAACATTGTTACTTCAGGCGGAAGAGTTTTGGCTGCAATTGGAACAGGGAAATCAATCAACGAAGCAAGGAATAACGCTTACAACATTGTTGACAAAATCGATTTTGACGGAAAAACATACAGAAAAGATATTGGCTTAGACCTTTTAAAATATGAAACCATTTAA
- a CDS encoding ribonuclease HII, whose amino-acid sequence MAELLHHYSDLTPEAGCDEAGRGCLAGPVTAAAVILPPDFTHPMLNDSKKLSEKKRFQLKEIIEKEALDWAVAFVSPSEIDEINILNASIKAMHLAIAALKTTPKYIIIDGNRFKQYKNIPFSTIVKGDGKYMSIAAASIIAKTHRDIFMEDLHLKFPQYKWNENKGYPSLAHRQAILKFGRTEIHRKSFKLNMQTKLSF is encoded by the coding sequence ATGGCAGAATTATTACATCACTACAGCGATTTAACTCCAGAAGCGGGCTGCGACGAAGCCGGACGAGGTTGCTTGGCTGGACCTGTAACTGCTGCTGCTGTAATTTTACCGCCCGATTTCACACATCCAATGCTTAATGATTCAAAAAAATTAAGCGAAAAAAAAAGATTTCAATTAAAAGAAATTATAGAAAAAGAAGCTCTCGATTGGGCTGTAGCGTTTGTAAGCCCTTCTGAAATTGACGAAATAAATATTTTAAACGCATCTATAAAAGCAATGCACTTGGCGATAGCTGCTCTGAAAACAACACCAAAATACATAATAATAGACGGAAACCGCTTTAAACAATATAAAAACATACCTTTTTCAACCATTGTAAAAGGAGACGGAAAATACATGAGCATTGCTGCCGCAAGTATCATTGCAAAAACGCATAGAGACATATTTATGGAAGATTTGCATTTGAAATTTCCGCAATATAAATGGAACGAGAACAAAGGCTATCCGTCATTGGCTCACCGACAAGCAATTTTAAAGTTCGGAAGAACTGAAATACACAGAAAAAGTTTTAAATTAAATATGCAAACAAAACTTTCTTTTTAG
- a CDS encoding dipeptidase, whose translation MSNIKEYIESNKERFLNELFDLIRIPSISSESSHKDDMIKAAEYWKQAILNAGADFAEVCPTKGNPVVYGEKIIDKNYPTVIVYAHYDVMPVDPVSEWKTDPFEPQIIDGKIYARGADDDKGQGFMHAKAFEYLVKNNLLKCNVKFMIEGEEEIGSPSMYEWCKNNKERLKGDIILVSDTSMIGKDIPSITVGLRGLTYLQIELTGPNRDLHSGLFGGAVANPINMLSKLIASLIDDNGKITIPGFYDDVDVVSAAEREALNKAPFNIEDYKKAIDINEVFGEKGYTTLERTGIRPTLDICGIWGGYTGEGSKTVLPSKAYAKLSSRLVPHQNHVKVAELIKNHLEKIAHPATKIKVDILHGGQPYVMPIDGKAYKAADAALTEVYGKKPIPSRSGGSIPIIAGFEEILGVKALLMGFGLEEDAIHSPNENFRVENFLKGIESIIHFYLNFQKEEIS comes from the coding sequence ATGAGCAATATTAAAGAATACATTGAAAGCAACAAAGAAAGATTTTTAAATGAATTATTTGATCTTATCCGCATTCCATCTATTTCTAGCGAGTCATCTCACAAAGACGATATGATTAAAGCTGCAGAATATTGGAAACAAGCTATTTTGAATGCTGGAGCCGATTTCGCAGAAGTTTGCCCTACCAAAGGCAATCCTGTGGTTTACGGAGAAAAAATAATTGATAAAAACTACCCCACTGTTATTGTTTACGCTCATTACGACGTAATGCCTGTTGACCCTGTTTCTGAGTGGAAAACTGATCCTTTTGAACCTCAAATTATTGACGGCAAAATCTATGCACGCGGCGCTGACGACGACAAAGGTCAAGGTTTTATGCACGCAAAAGCTTTTGAATATTTAGTGAAAAACAATTTGCTAAAATGTAATGTTAAATTTATGATTGAGGGTGAAGAGGAAATTGGCAGCCCATCAATGTATGAGTGGTGCAAAAACAATAAAGAAAGACTAAAAGGAGATATTATTTTAGTTTCCGACACTAGCATGATTGGCAAAGACATTCCAAGCATCACTGTTGGTCTGCGAGGACTTACCTATCTGCAAATAGAACTCACAGGTCCAAACCGCGATTTGCATTCTGGACTTTTTGGCGGAGCAGTTGCAAACCCAATAAATATGCTATCAAAATTAATCGCTTCTCTTATTGATGACAACGGAAAAATTACTATCCCCGGATTTTACGATGACGTGGACGTTGTTTCTGCTGCAGAGCGCGAAGCATTAAACAAAGCACCTTTCAATATTGAAGATTACAAAAAAGCAATTGATATAAACGAGGTTTTTGGTGAAAAAGGATATACTACTTTGGAAAGAACCGGCATCAGACCAACATTAGACATTTGTGGAATTTGGGGCGGCTACACCGGCGAAGGTTCTAAAACAGTATTGCCATCAAAAGCATACGCAAAGCTGTCATCACGATTAGTTCCACACCAAAACCACGTAAAAGTTGCTGAACTTATAAAAAATCATTTAGAAAAAATTGCACATCCAGCAACTAAAATTAAAGTTGACATTTTGCATGGTGGTCAACCTTACGTTATGCCTATTGACGGAAAAGCATACAAAGCTGCTGATGCTGCTCTTACTGAAGTTTATGGCAAAAAACCAATTCCTTCACGCAGCGGCGGAAGTATTCCAATTATAGCGGGATTTGAAGAAATTCTTGGCGTAAAAGCATTGCTTATGGGCTTTGGACTTGAAGAAGACGCAATACATTCTCCAAACGAAAATTTCAGAGTAGAAAATTTCCTTAAAGGGATTGAATCTATTATTCATTTTTACTTAAATTTTCAAAAAGAAGAAATTAGCTAG
- the upp gene encoding uracil phosphoribosyltransferase → MIYDLGKNNSIVNQFVSELRDAEVQKDSMRFRRNLERLGEIFAYEISKKISYKQKNIVTPLGELDMPVIECWPVLATILRAGLPFHQGFLNIFDKSESAFISAYRKHHKDGSFTIQVEYVSCPNIEEKTLIVIDPMLATGSSLVLAIKELFQFGMPKNIHIATAIASSQGIDYVRKHLPHQKTDLWVAAIDEELTAQAYIVPGLGDAGDLSFGNKE, encoded by the coding sequence ATGATATACGATTTAGGCAAAAATAATTCAATTGTCAATCAATTTGTAAGCGAACTTAGAGACGCAGAAGTTCAAAAAGATAGTATGCGGTTCAGAAGAAATCTAGAGCGGCTGGGAGAAATTTTTGCATACGAAATAAGTAAGAAAATAAGTTATAAGCAAAAAAACATTGTAACTCCACTTGGTGAATTGGATATGCCTGTTATTGAATGTTGGCCCGTTTTAGCCACAATATTAAGAGCTGGGCTGCCTTTTCACCAAGGTTTTTTAAACATCTTTGACAAGTCTGAAAGTGCTTTTATTTCGGCATATCGCAAGCACCACAAAGACGGAAGCTTTACAATTCAAGTTGAATATGTAAGCTGCCCAAATATTGAAGAAAAAACCCTTATAGTAATAGACCCAATGCTAGCCACAGGCTCTTCGCTTGTACTTGCAATAAAAGAACTATTTCAATTTGGAATGCCTAAAAATATTCATATTGCTACTGCCATAGCCAGCTCACAAGGAATTGACTATGTTAGAAAACATTTGCCTCATCAAAAAACTGACCTTTGGGTTGCAGCTATTGACGAAGAATTAACCGCTCAAGCATATATAGTTCCTGGACTTGGAGATGCAGGAGACCTTTCTTTTGGCAATAAAGAATGA
- a CDS encoding FtsX-like permease family protein yields the protein MDLKITNENINIAIQSIRSHMLRTTLTILIIAFGIMALTSILTSIESIKSSLRENFSMMGSNTFTISKYRISGSRNSHGKRIESEPVSWEQANEFKNRYKIPSKVSIFLHTSGASTIKRELYKTNPNIAIMGIDENYLVTSGQEIGLGRSFSKNEIDNCKNVTIIGSEIKEKLFPSGENPLGKQITIGSKHFIVVGIMKQKGSSFGFSGDNSCLIPVTVARQFGGSNSSFNINVMPSDVNMLSYATDEATGLFRTIRKQSAKDENNFEIRKSDNLANTLIENIKFITIAATIIGLITLLGASIGLMNIMLVSVSERKREIGVRKAMGATSKAIHNQFLIESIVIGQIGGIVGVLLGVLAGNIISIILKSSFIIPWGWILLGIFLTLIVGILSGLIPASKAAKLDPIESLRYE from the coding sequence ATGGATCTAAAAATTACAAACGAAAATATAAATATTGCGATACAATCCATTCGCAGTCACATGCTTAGAACAACTCTAACCATTTTAATAATTGCTTTCGGAATAATGGCTCTAACAAGCATTTTAACATCTATTGAGTCAATAAAATCATCTTTAAGAGAGAATTTTTCAATGATGGGAAGCAATACTTTCACAATTTCAAAATATCGAATTAGTGGCAGCAGAAATTCTCATGGAAAGCGCATTGAATCTGAACCTGTTTCATGGGAACAAGCTAATGAATTCAAAAATAGATATAAAATTCCATCAAAAGTTTCTATTTTTTTACACACATCAGGAGCTTCTACAATAAAAAGAGAGCTTTATAAAACCAATCCTAATATTGCGATAATGGGAATTGATGAAAATTATTTAGTTACAAGTGGACAGGAAATTGGCTTGGGACGTAGTTTTTCAAAAAACGAGATTGACAACTGCAAAAATGTAACAATTATTGGTAGCGAAATTAAAGAAAAACTATTCCCTTCTGGCGAAAATCCGCTTGGCAAGCAAATAACCATTGGCTCTAAACATTTTATAGTTGTTGGAATTATGAAGCAAAAAGGCAGTAGCTTTGGCTTTTCTGGAGATAATTCATGTTTGATTCCTGTTACTGTAGCAAGACAATTTGGTGGCTCTAATTCATCTTTTAACATAAATGTAATGCCATCAGATGTTAATATGCTCAGTTACGCCACAGATGAAGCAACAGGGCTTTTCAGAACAATTCGCAAACAAAGTGCAAAAGACGAAAATAATTTCGAAATTCGCAAAAGCGATAACTTAGCAAACACATTAATTGAAAATATAAAATTTATAACAATTGCTGCAACTATTATCGGGCTTATTACTCTCTTGGGCGCATCAATTGGGTTAATGAATATTATGCTTGTAAGTGTTTCGGAAAGGAAAAGAGAAATCGGCGTTAGAAAAGCTATGGGAGCCACAAGCAAAGCCATTCACAATCAATTTTTAATAGAAAGCATCGTTATTGGTCAAATTGGTGGAATTGTTGGCGTTTTACTAGGCGTGCTTGCTGGAAATATAATAAGCATAATACTTAAAAGTTCCTTTATTATTCCTTGGGGTTGGATACTTTTAGGTATTTTTCTAACATTAATTGTCGGCATTCTTTCGGGGCTAATTCCCGCATCCAAAGCTGCCAAGCTAGACCCAATAGAATCTTTAAGATATGAATAA